The following are from one region of the Arachis duranensis cultivar V14167 chromosome 10, aradu.V14167.gnm2.J7QH, whole genome shotgun sequence genome:
- the LOC107468894 gene encoding uncharacterized protein LOC107468894, translated as MKFICEMVILSLSVIIIQPSIIFSRELGSPNHIKTATFYTKKFVLEPGKITRKNFFDVKFPRGHIGIKNLRAELVDEHGNSIPLYEAYLHHYFIFRYFENITMSQYANKSQPAYGKYFRRNDGVCQGYVNSISWGLGGDARKTSVELPDPFRVEVGTHPENVPKEYDEEKWFINILAIDTRGTEDKKGCSQCRCDLYNVKSKDLENTTSVDGKSLFSSDYKGGIFCCEKKSQCKLQKGYKKEQKRNVTLKYTISWVEWDQHQVPLKFYILDVTDQVTYNGSKPIHNCAVEYSITPKKTNEEQYYIKKTNVPMEKGGNVIYTTAHIHSGIVNATLYGEDGRILCEIKAISGTGKEAGNEEGYAVGASGCYPKPGSMKIKDGEILTIEFVHENKYTTGLMGHFYVYLAEELLKSF; from the exons ATGAAGTTTATTTGTGAAATGGTGATATTATCATTGTCGGTTATAATAATACAACCGAGCATCATATTCTCACGAGAACTTGGGAGTCCAAATCATATCAAGACAGCTactttttatactaaaaaattcgTATTAGAACCTGGAAAAATTACCAGAAAAAATTTTTTCGATGTTAAGTTTCCAAGAGGCCACATTGGAATTAAGAATTTACGAGCTGAACTAGTTGATGAACACGGAAACTCTATACCATTGTATGAGGCTTACCTGCATCATTATTtcatttttagatattttgagaATATCACAATGTCACAATATGCTAATAAAAGTCAACCTGCCTATGGTAAGTATTTTAGGAGAAACGATGGTGTATGTCAAGGTTATGTTAATTCAATTTCTTGGGGTCTTGGAGGTGATGCACGAAAAACTAGCGTAGAGCTACCAGATCCATTTAGAGTAGAAGTAGGTACGCATCCTGAGAATGTTCCAAAGGAATACGATGAGGAGAAATGGTTTATTAATATTTTGGCTATTGACACACGTGGTACAGAAGATAAGAAAGGTTGTTCCCAATGCAGATGTGATCTTTATAATGTCAAAAGTAAAGATTTGGAAAACACAACAAGCGTTGACGGAAAATCATTGTTTAGTAGTGATTACAAAGGAGGAATTTTTTGTTGTGAGAAAAAATCTCAATGTAAATTACAAAAAGGATacaaaaaagaacaaaagagaaatgttacccTTAAATATACAATATCATGGGTTGAATGGGATCAACACCAAGTGCCTCTTAAGTTTTATATTCTTGATGTTACTGATCAAGTGACATATAAtggatcaaaaccaattcaTAATTGTGCA gTAGAGTATTCCATAACTCCGAAAAAGACTAATGAAGAACAgtactatataaaaaaaacaaatgttCCAATGGAAAAAGGTGGTAATGTCATTTATACTACGGCTCACATACATTCAGGAATTGTTAATGCAACTTTATATGGAGAG gatGGAAGAATATTATGTGAAATTAAGGCAATCAGTGGAACGGGAAAAGAGGCAGGAAATGAAGAAGGTTATGCTGTTGGAGCGTCTGGGTGCTACCCAAAACCAGGCTCTATGAAGATTAAAGATGGTGAAATTTTAACCATAGAATTTGTACATGAAAACAAATACACTACTGGACTTATGGggcatttttatgtttatttggcAGAAGAGTTgctaaaatctttttaa